Proteins encoded in a region of the Paenibacillus pedocola genome:
- a CDS encoding ring-cleaving dioxygenase yields MTKQTMGIHHITAIVGHPQENMDFYAGVLGLRLVKQTVNFDDPGTYHFYFGNDGGKPGTIITFFPWPDAYQGKIGGGQVGVTTYSIPVGAMAFWKERLTKFKVAFTEMERFGEQVLEFDDPHGLHLELVEREAGDLNSWNFGGVTPEVAIKGFGGATLLSTHPDATAELLEKVLGLTFIGKEDDIARYQSAADLGNVIDLKLTAVERGEMGVGTVHHIAWRAKDDQDQLEWQSYVHDNGYGVTPVQDRNYFNAIYFREHGEILFEIATDPPGFAHDESPETMGSHLMLPAQYEPHRDKIEQILLPFQVRELD; encoded by the coding sequence ATGACTAAGCAAACCATGGGGATTCATCATATCACGGCGATTGTCGGGCATCCTCAGGAAAATATGGATTTTTACGCGGGGGTACTTGGACTGCGTCTGGTCAAACAGACGGTTAATTTCGATGATCCGGGTACGTATCACTTTTATTTCGGTAATGACGGCGGGAAGCCGGGCACGATTATTACATTCTTCCCTTGGCCGGATGCTTATCAGGGAAAGATCGGCGGAGGTCAAGTCGGTGTAACGACTTACAGCATTCCGGTAGGGGCCATGGCTTTTTGGAAAGAAAGACTTACGAAGTTTAAGGTCGCTTTTACGGAAATGGAACGCTTTGGGGAACAGGTGCTTGAATTTGACGACCCGCACGGGCTGCATTTAGAATTGGTGGAACGGGAGGCCGGAGACCTCAACTCCTGGAATTTCGGGGGAGTCACACCGGAGGTGGCGATCAAGGGCTTCGGTGGTGCCACACTTTTGTCCACTCATCCGGATGCAACAGCTGAGCTGTTAGAGAAGGTACTGGGACTGACGTTCATCGGCAAAGAGGATGATATCGCACGTTATCAATCTGCTGCCGATCTCGGGAACGTGATTGATCTCAAACTGACTGCGGTAGAGCGTGGAGAAATGGGTGTAGGAACGGTGCATCATATCGCCTGGAGAGCCAAAGACGACCAGGATCAGCTGGAATGGCAGAGCTATGTGCACGATAATGGATATGGAGTAACCCCGGTGCAGGACCGGAATTATTTTAACGCGATTTACTTTAGAGAGCACGGAGAGATATTGTTCGAAATCGCCACCGATCCTCCGGGCTTCGCTCATGATGAATCGCCGGAAACGATGGGCTCCCACTTGATGCTGCCTGCACAATATGAGCCGCACAGAGACAAGATTGAACAGATCCTGCTGCCGTTTCAAGTAAGAGAGCTGGACTAA
- a CDS encoding iron ABC transporter permease, translating to MNGNNSKESSSRLTWQLIGIFGGGIAALFVLFVLSLGFGEAKIPAGTVLNGLLHRQDVMEHNLLWDIRMPRTVIGILAGAALAAAGALLQTITKNPLASSDTLGINAGAYFTVVLGVVFFPALQQQFPFLLAVAGGLLAALAAYLLSGGKSATPVRLALSGMIVSLVLGAFTSAIHIFKQTETQNLFLWGAGSLIQLDWDGVRYAWPYVLVLLGAAMFAGRQFDALELDESTARSLGQRVGLTRALGLAISVLMAAVVVSVVGPIGFVGLVAPHLVRLSGIRKHSLLLPASALWGALLITAADTLARVVRSSVGEMPVGAVMALIGAPWLIWLVLTKMKNISGSSPGQSSMSVGGAALRMRFVPTVILMTVLLLAIILVSLSLGGTRIPLGELLGSLVGKGEQSYSVLLNLRLPRTLVAACGGIALAVSGVLIQSAVRNPLADASIIGVTSGAGFAAMLVMVAWPAMTIAMLPFAAIAGGAVAAAVVFSLAWRRSLNPSVLILLGIAVSAVGSAGIQIMIVKASLYGASSYIWLTGSTYGRGWDQFYSLFILLLLLLPLAYYLGRKFDLLAFGDESSVGFGLPVRGTRLYAMILGVLLAAGAVASVGTIGFLGLMAPHAVRMMIGHHTRRSIILSGLLGGLLLVIADTIGRTVMAPVEIPSGLIIMLIGAPYFLFLMYRSLIRKG from the coding sequence ATGAACGGGAACAACAGCAAGGAATCGTCTAGCAGGTTGACCTGGCAGCTGATTGGGATATTCGGGGGCGGCATTGCCGCCCTTTTCGTTCTGTTCGTGCTGAGCCTCGGCTTCGGGGAGGCGAAGATCCCGGCAGGGACTGTATTGAATGGACTGCTTCACCGCCAGGATGTGATGGAGCATAATCTGCTCTGGGATATCCGGATGCCGCGCACGGTGATTGGCATTCTGGCCGGGGCGGCTTTGGCAGCAGCCGGCGCTTTACTGCAGACCATAACGAAGAACCCGCTGGCATCCTCAGACACTCTGGGAATAAATGCCGGGGCTTACTTTACGGTTGTTCTTGGCGTGGTATTTTTCCCGGCGCTGCAGCAGCAGTTTCCATTCCTGCTGGCGGTTGCAGGGGGACTGCTGGCTGCCCTGGCTGCTTATCTGCTCAGCGGCGGAAAGTCGGCTACGCCTGTTCGGCTGGCACTGTCGGGCATGATCGTGTCGCTGGTGCTTGGAGCGTTCACGTCGGCTATACATATATTCAAGCAGACAGAGACGCAAAATTTATTTCTGTGGGGAGCAGGTTCCCTGATTCAGCTGGATTGGGACGGCGTCCGGTATGCCTGGCCTTATGTTCTTGTACTTCTAGGGGCAGCGATGTTCGCGGGCAGGCAGTTCGATGCGCTGGAGCTGGATGAGTCTACTGCCCGTTCCCTGGGACAGCGAGTGGGATTAACCCGGGCGCTGGGTCTGGCGATCTCGGTCCTGATGGCCGCAGTCGTAGTCAGTGTCGTCGGACCGATCGGCTTCGTCGGCCTGGTTGCCCCGCATCTTGTCCGGCTTAGCGGGATCCGTAAACATAGCCTGTTACTACCCGCGAGCGCCCTGTGGGGAGCGCTGCTCATTACGGCAGCGGATACCCTTGCCCGTGTAGTAAGGAGCAGTGTAGGGGAAATGCCAGTCGGTGCCGTTATGGCCCTTATCGGGGCACCTTGGCTTATTTGGCTGGTGCTCACCAAAATGAAAAATATTTCGGGGTCCAGCCCCGGGCAGTCATCTATGAGTGTCGGAGGCGCTGCGCTGCGTATGCGTTTTGTTCCGACTGTAATCCTGATGACGGTACTGCTTCTCGCAATCATCCTCGTGAGTTTATCGCTCGGAGGAACCAGAATACCGCTCGGTGAGCTGCTGGGCAGTCTTGTCGGCAAGGGAGAACAATCCTATTCCGTTCTGCTGAACTTACGGCTGCCGCGAACGCTCGTAGCGGCTTGCGGCGGGATCGCGCTTGCCGTCAGCGGCGTCCTGATTCAAAGCGCTGTCCGAAATCCGCTGGCCGACGCCTCCATTATCGGCGTAACCTCAGGCGCAGGCTTTGCCGCGATGCTCGTGATGGTCGCCTGGCCTGCAATGACGATTGCAATGCTTCCGTTTGCCGCGATTGCGGGCGGAGCTGTCGCAGCCGCCGTTGTATTTTCGCTGGCCTGGCGCCGAAGCCTGAATCCGTCTGTTCTTATCCTGCTCGGCATTGCCGTCTCGGCTGTCGGCTCTGCAGGCATCCAGATTATGATCGTCAAAGCAAGTCTGTATGGCGCCAGCTCCTATATCTGGCTGACGGGCTCTACCTATGGAAGGGGCTGGGATCAGTTCTACAGCCTGTTTATATTGCTGCTTCTCCTTTTGCCGCTTGCGTACTATCTGGGGCGGAAGTTCGATCTGCTGGCGTTTGGCGACGAGAGTTCAGTAGGCTTTGGCCTGCCGGTCCGGGGAACGCGGCTCTATGCGATGATTCTGGGTGTTCTGCTTGCAGCCGGAGCCGTTGCCAGTGTAGGAACGATTGGTTTTCTCGGGCTTATGGCGCCGCATGCAGTGCGGATGATGATCGGGCATCACACAAGACGTTCGATTATTTTGTCCGGACTGCTTGGGGGACTGCTGCTTGTGATTGCCGATACGATCGGAAGAACCGTTATGGCGCCGGTCGAAATTCCATCCGGACTGATTATTATGCTGATCGGAGCGCCGTATTTCCTGTTCCTGATGTACCGTTCGCTCATCCGAAAGGGATAA
- a CDS encoding ABC transporter substrate-binding protein yields the protein MHKRLLSLVMVIAVVLVVAGCGSNNTNNSPAATDAGAAVNNAAGANSGNEAAAGPVVLKDAKGEITLDKPAQKVVVLEWTFTEDIIALGMQPVGNADNEGYKVWVTGEAPLDEKVTDVGTRGEPNLETIAALQPDLIIANTDSHEAIYEQLKGIAPTLIFGLYPPEGQGDQYAMMEDTFKTIAAAVGKTAEGDKVLADLEAHYAEAKEKLAAAGKEGLNYVLTQAFSYQNAATMRLFTDNSLAVQTLDRIGLKNDWKPETFEAYGFSTSTVEALPSVQDTNLIYIVQKDDDIFANELKDNSVWKGLNFVKEKRTFALDSATWVFGGPVSSKVIVDEVVKTLTK from the coding sequence ATGCACAAAAGGTTATTGAGTTTGGTTATGGTTATTGCTGTCGTACTGGTTGTGGCAGGCTGCGGTTCAAACAATACGAATAATAGTCCGGCAGCAACTGACGCTGGAGCGGCCGTCAACAATGCAGCTGGTGCAAACAGTGGCAATGAAGCCGCTGCAGGCCCGGTTGTACTGAAAGATGCTAAAGGTGAGATCACACTGGACAAGCCTGCACAAAAGGTCGTGGTGCTGGAGTGGACATTTACTGAAGATATTATCGCTTTGGGCATGCAGCCGGTAGGGAATGCCGATAATGAAGGCTATAAAGTGTGGGTAACCGGAGAAGCTCCGCTGGATGAGAAAGTAACAGATGTCGGTACGCGCGGTGAGCCGAATCTGGAGACGATTGCTGCATTGCAGCCGGATCTGATTATCGCCAATACCGATAGTCACGAAGCGATTTATGAGCAATTGAAGGGTATTGCGCCAACACTGATTTTCGGCTTGTATCCGCCAGAAGGGCAAGGCGATCAATACGCGATGATGGAAGATACCTTCAAAACCATTGCAGCCGCTGTCGGAAAAACCGCAGAAGGCGATAAGGTATTGGCCGATTTGGAGGCACATTATGCGGAGGCAAAAGAGAAGCTGGCCGCAGCAGGTAAGGAAGGCCTGAATTACGTGTTGACCCAAGCGTTCAGCTATCAGAATGCAGCGACGATGCGTCTTTTCACCGACAACTCTCTTGCGGTACAGACACTGGACCGGATTGGCCTGAAGAACGACTGGAAACCTGAAACCTTTGAGGCTTATGGATTCAGCACATCGACGGTTGAAGCCCTGCCATCTGTACAGGATACGAATCTGATTTATATCGTCCAAAAGGATGATGACATTTTTGCGAACGAGCTCAAGGATAATTCGGTGTGGAAGGGTCTTAATTTCGTCAAGGAGAAACGTACCTTCGCACTGGACAGCGCTACCTGGGTGTTCGGCGGTCCGGTTTCCTCTAAAGTTATTGTGGATGAAGTTGTAAAAACTTTAACGAAATGA
- a CDS encoding glycosyltransferase family 2 protein codes for MIRLSIVVPVYNEEGNIYNLYLSVTEALKGKIENYEIVLVNDGSKDRSILLLNEIVQMDSAVRVIHFKKNYGQTAAISAGIKSSKGKLIALMDADLQTDPRDIFKLMPFIGKIDFVNGRRVERKDSRLKVISSRTGDKVRNWITGEAVYDAGCPLKLFTREVADSFHLYNGMHRFLPTLAKMNGFSVIEVSVTHHERKYGVSKYGVLKGAYAGFIDAMVIGWLKKRGSVYQMKN; via the coding sequence ATGATCCGTCTTTCAATCGTCGTGCCTGTCTATAACGAAGAGGGAAATATATATAATCTTTACTTGAGTGTCACTGAAGCCTTGAAAGGAAAAATTGAAAATTATGAAATCGTGCTGGTGAATGACGGAAGCAAGGACCGGAGTATTCTACTGCTGAACGAGATTGTCCAGATGGATTCAGCTGTAAGAGTTATTCATTTCAAAAAAAATTACGGGCAGACAGCGGCTATTTCAGCTGGAATAAAGAGTTCCAAAGGCAAACTGATCGCCTTAATGGATGCCGACCTGCAGACAGATCCCCGGGATATCTTCAAACTGATGCCGTTTATCGGAAAGATTGATTTTGTAAACGGAAGACGCGTGGAGCGTAAAGATAGCAGACTTAAGGTAATATCCTCGCGTACCGGAGATAAAGTCCGTAATTGGATCACTGGAGAAGCGGTTTATGACGCAGGTTGTCCCCTAAAGCTCTTTACCAGGGAGGTGGCCGACAGCTTCCATCTATACAACGGAATGCACCGTTTCCTGCCGACACTGGCCAAGATGAATGGATTCTCTGTCATTGAGGTATCAGTTACCCATCATGAGCGGAAATACGGGGTATCTAAATATGGTGTTCTGAAAGGTGCATATGCAGGATTCATAGATGCTATGGTGATTGGCTGGCTCAAAAAACGAGGGAGTGTGTATCAGATGAAGAATTAA
- a CDS encoding MMPL family transporter: MSKLLYRLGFWSAKNRIKVLIGSITLLVAAAVVALSMGIHFGEETNIPGLASQKTLEVMEKEFPNPQSGLGTTQLVLKAPDNETLVSDAAQQLIGTQLKEVAADPEVASVVSPYDNHSLNADSTIGYATITYKVPGADVTEVSKDTVIQVAESLRDAGWQAELIGDGFVKMATSSPTEGLGVLLALVILAVALGSILTGVLPILTAALGLGFGIMLIIIGTNLFDIPSFALSLAGMLGLAVGIDYALFIIARYRQQLAEGYERREAIAIANGTAGSAVVFAGVTVIIALIGFSFVGVPFLTTMGIAGALTVFTAILMTIFVVPAILEVLGGKIKAPAKRAKGTGSNQKAARRGNVWGRFVTGQPLVAVVLGVALLGTIALPFFHMETGLGNDGHKSPDKTERRAYDLLSEAYGEGYHGPLVILAETDGGEEAAANLAKVINEVKTYPNVIAVNPAVTGPSGKVSLITVMPATGPNDSETVDLVHLIRDKAPEIEQQDHVKIGVTGSTAVNIDITQKLNQALPKFCLIIVGLAFVLLMLVFRSILVPIKAVLGFILSLGATLGFVTYVVQDGHFQNLFHFYAKAPVFNFLPIIVVGVLFGLAMDYEVFLVSRMREEFKKSGDAKKSVLAGIRHSGGVVTAAGLIMVAVFTGFVLAEEPMVKVMGLALAFGVLFDAFIVRMLIVPGVMTLLGKSAWYFPKWLDRLLPNLDVEGEGVMEEVEKKRLDAEGETEIRLLG, encoded by the coding sequence ATGTCAAAATTATTGTACCGGCTGGGATTCTGGTCGGCAAAGAACCGGATTAAGGTCCTTATAGGAAGCATTACTCTGTTAGTAGCAGCAGCTGTTGTGGCACTGTCTATGGGAATCCATTTTGGAGAGGAGACCAACATCCCCGGGTTGGCCTCGCAAAAAACACTGGAGGTTATGGAGAAGGAATTTCCCAACCCGCAGAGTGGCCTTGGTACAACCCAGCTTGTACTGAAAGCTCCGGATAATGAAACGTTAGTTTCCGATGCAGCTCAGCAGCTAATTGGCACGCAGCTCAAAGAAGTGGCAGCAGATCCGGAGGTGGCTTCGGTTGTAAGTCCGTACGATAACCATTCACTCAATGCAGACAGCACGATCGGCTATGCCACGATCACTTATAAAGTGCCGGGTGCAGATGTCACCGAGGTATCGAAGGATACAGTAATTCAGGTTGCAGAAAGCTTGCGGGATGCCGGCTGGCAGGCCGAACTGATCGGGGACGGCTTTGTGAAAATGGCAACCAGCAGTCCGACCGAAGGACTCGGGGTATTATTGGCTCTAGTCATCCTTGCGGTTGCGCTTGGTTCTATCCTTACCGGAGTCTTGCCGATATTAACGGCGGCTTTGGGCCTTGGCTTTGGGATTATGCTGATTATCATCGGAACGAACCTGTTTGACATTCCGTCATTTGCCTTATCGCTGGCAGGTATGCTTGGACTGGCCGTAGGCATTGATTATGCACTATTCATTATCGCCAGATACCGTCAGCAGCTTGCTGAAGGCTATGAAAGACGGGAAGCGATTGCCATCGCGAACGGAACGGCCGGGAGTGCAGTGGTGTTTGCGGGAGTGACCGTTATCATCGCACTAATCGGATTTTCCTTTGTTGGAGTACCATTTCTTACTACTATGGGTATAGCAGGTGCGCTTACTGTATTCACCGCCATACTCATGACCATTTTCGTGGTTCCGGCGATTCTGGAAGTGCTGGGGGGCAAGATTAAGGCGCCAGCTAAGCGTGCCAAAGGCACAGGAAGTAATCAAAAAGCGGCAAGACGAGGCAATGTGTGGGGAAGATTTGTTACCGGACAACCTTTAGTGGCCGTTGTACTGGGTGTAGCACTGCTAGGGACCATCGCTCTGCCATTCTTTCACATGGAGACTGGGCTTGGAAATGATGGGCATAAATCACCGGATAAGACCGAACGCCGGGCCTACGATCTTCTGTCCGAAGCTTACGGTGAAGGTTACCACGGACCGTTAGTCATTCTAGCGGAAACAGATGGCGGCGAGGAGGCTGCAGCTAATCTCGCTAAAGTGATTAACGAAGTGAAAACCTATCCTAACGTTATTGCGGTAAACCCGGCGGTCACCGGCCCATCTGGAAAAGTGTCGCTGATTACCGTCATGCCGGCAACAGGACCCAATGATTCGGAAACGGTAGACCTTGTCCACCTAATTCGTGATAAGGCACCGGAAATAGAGCAGCAGGATCACGTCAAGATTGGTGTAACCGGCAGCACTGCTGTCAATATCGATATCACCCAGAAACTGAATCAGGCTTTGCCTAAGTTCTGCCTGATCATTGTCGGCCTGGCCTTTGTACTGCTTATGCTGGTGTTCCGTTCGATTCTGGTTCCAATCAAGGCAGTGCTCGGATTTATCCTGTCGCTCGGCGCAACCTTAGGATTCGTAACCTATGTTGTTCAAGACGGACATTTCCAGAATCTATTCCACTTTTATGCGAAAGCACCGGTATTTAATTTCCTGCCGATCATTGTAGTCGGTGTACTGTTCGGTCTGGCGATGGACTACGAGGTCTTCCTGGTCAGCCGGATGCGTGAGGAGTTCAAAAAGAGCGGAGATGCCAAAAAATCCGTTCTTGCCGGTATACGCCACAGCGGCGGAGTGGTAACGGCAGCAGGACTGATTATGGTTGCCGTCTTTACAGGATTCGTTCTGGCAGAGGAGCCAATGGTTAAGGTTATGGGGCTGGCGCTCGCCTTTGGTGTTCTGTTTGACGCTTTTATCGTCCGGATGCTCATTGTTCCAGGCGTGATGACGTTGCTCGGGAAATCGGCCTGGTATTTTCCGAAGTGGCTGGACCGCTTGCTCCCGAATCTTGATGTGGAAGGTGAGGGAGTGATGGAGGAAGTGGAGAAGAAGCGGCTGGATGCAGAGGGTGAGACTGAAATACGACTGCTCGGTTAA
- a CDS encoding NAD-dependent epimerase/dehydratase family protein, whose protein sequence is MKRKLLITGAAGRIGNVIYQGLKEGGRYDVSGADIQADDRQGILQLDITDDARLAELTQDVDTVLHFAWIKDEEDFLGKVLPGNVSGAYKLFEAAVKNGVKRIVFASSNHATGFYKTDEKPDPLDPYRPDSFYGLSKCYIELLGRLYADQGKISSFNIRIGNFPGDDRPHSERAGHIWISERDMLQLVICCIEADERMPYLNLYGTSANSDNYYNIDYLEALIGYKPLDDGTKLLEQAKAAGWKVRQDETPYQGGQKL, encoded by the coding sequence ATGAAACGCAAACTGCTTATTACAGGAGCGGCTGGCAGAATAGGCAATGTGATCTATCAGGGTCTTAAAGAAGGCGGACGCTATGACGTTAGCGGGGCGGATATTCAGGCGGACGACAGGCAAGGAATCCTCCAATTGGACATTACGGATGATGCAAGGCTGGCTGAGCTGACGCAGGATGTTGATACCGTGCTCCATTTTGCCTGGATTAAGGATGAGGAGGATTTTCTCGGCAAGGTGCTGCCGGGAAATGTGAGCGGTGCGTACAAGCTGTTCGAAGCTGCGGTGAAAAACGGGGTGAAGCGCATTGTATTCGCCAGCTCCAACCATGCGACCGGGTTCTACAAGACGGACGAGAAGCCAGATCCGCTGGACCCTTACCGTCCGGACAGCTTTTACGGGCTGAGTAAATGTTATATCGAGCTGCTTGGCCGGCTTTATGCCGATCAGGGCAAAATCTCGTCCTTCAATATCCGCATCGGCAACTTCCCGGGAGACGACCGTCCTCATTCGGAGCGTGCAGGGCATATTTGGATCTCGGAGCGCGACATGCTGCAACTGGTTATTTGCTGCATCGAAGCAGACGAGCGAATGCCGTATTTGAATCTGTATGGCACCTCAGCCAATAGTGACAATTACTACAATATCGATTATTTGGAAGCATTGATCGGATATAAGCCGCTGGATGACGGAACCAAGCTGCTTGAGCAGGCGAAGGCCGCAGGCTGGAAGGTACGTCAGGATGAAACCCCTTATCAGGGAGGACAGAAGCTGTAA
- a CDS encoding response regulator transcription factor produces MTQHRILIVDDHFVVRQGLKLILETSEQFQIVGEAENGKQAVSLIDEVQPDVILMDLNMPVMSGLEAMQILRDRNISVPVIILTTYNEDELMINGLALGARGYLLKDTSRENLFRNIESAVRGETLLSAEIMEKVIAAREYQRNPVPAKGASSLLTDKEVQILQSVARGFKSKEIAYDIGISERTVKAHLTSIYNKLGVDSRSQAVAAAMERGIIQM; encoded by the coding sequence ATGACCCAACATAGAATCCTGATCGTAGACGATCATTTCGTTGTCCGGCAAGGCTTAAAGCTAATCCTGGAGACAAGTGAACAGTTTCAGATTGTCGGGGAAGCAGAGAACGGAAAACAGGCGGTAAGCCTGATTGATGAGGTGCAGCCGGATGTGATCCTGATGGATTTAAATATGCCGGTGATGAGCGGACTGGAAGCGATGCAGATACTGAGAGACAGGAATATATCCGTACCGGTAATTATTTTGACGACCTACAATGAGGATGAGTTAATGATTAACGGTCTTGCCTTGGGGGCGAGAGGTTACCTGCTGAAGGATACAAGCCGGGAGAATCTGTTCAGAAATATTGAATCGGCAGTGAGAGGGGAGACATTGCTGTCAGCAGAGATCATGGAAAAAGTAATTGCGGCCCGTGAGTACCAGAGGAACCCTGTTCCGGCTAAGGGGGCGAGTTCCCTGTTGACCGATAAAGAGGTGCAAATTCTGCAGAGCGTCGCCCGGGGATTCAAGAGTAAAGAAATTGCCTATGACATAGGGATTTCAGAGCGGACGGTAAAAGCTCATTTAACAAGTATTTATAATAAACTTGGAGTGGATTCCCGGTCACAGGCAGTGGCTGCCGCTATGGAGCGTGGGATTATACAGATGTAA
- a CDS encoding sensor histidine kinase, which yields MKEKKDGLVLMNELFESRVTVLIWVSVVYVAALLMQFIHEPQILRSILFTGLFTVHVLLHWNFYRISNKQFWLHFAVQGILIYLCAILLPEGYQAVLIGLLPVLVAQSLAFSYRIRNVVFVSVICLVLFFDAALTLSDTDEVVFILPFFALMLIVVVAYALLFFQQVQERLRIQNFLRDLKEAHMKVEELTLAGERQRMARDLHDTLAQGVAGLIMQLEAADAHITRGNIERTQEIIRLSMKQARRTLAEARLAIDNLRLKSAFELDFRESVEAEVQHFKDATGIDAVTQLQLSKRLSRLLREHSLHMVKECLTNIARHAQADKVWVSVSDQNGRLKIVIRDNGIGFSANAIGKEPGHYGLLGLQERVRLIGGKMEVDSSQEGTSITIEALFTEGE from the coding sequence GTGAAAGAAAAAAAAGACGGACTAGTGTTAATGAATGAATTATTCGAATCCAGAGTGACCGTTCTGATCTGGGTGTCGGTCGTTTATGTAGCGGCCTTACTGATGCAGTTCATTCATGAGCCTCAAATATTAAGAAGTATATTGTTCACCGGTTTATTTACGGTCCATGTTCTGCTGCACTGGAATTTCTACCGGATATCCAACAAACAATTCTGGCTGCACTTTGCTGTGCAGGGCATACTAATCTATCTATGTGCAATTCTGCTTCCGGAGGGTTATCAGGCTGTATTAATCGGGCTTCTTCCCGTATTAGTTGCGCAAAGCTTAGCCTTTTCGTACCGGATCAGAAATGTTGTTTTTGTATCGGTTATATGTTTGGTGCTGTTTTTTGATGCAGCCCTTACTTTAAGCGATACGGATGAAGTGGTTTTCATCCTCCCCTTTTTTGCATTGATGCTGATTGTTGTAGTGGCCTATGCCCTATTGTTCTTTCAGCAGGTTCAGGAACGGCTTCGGATTCAGAATTTCCTGCGAGATCTTAAGGAAGCGCATATGAAGGTTGAGGAGCTGACCCTTGCGGGTGAACGTCAACGTATGGCCCGTGATCTGCACGATACGCTGGCACAGGGAGTAGCAGGGCTGATTATGCAGCTTGAAGCTGCGGATGCGCATATAACACGAGGCAATATCGAGCGAACGCAGGAAATCATCAGATTGTCGATGAAGCAGGCCCGCCGGACGTTGGCGGAAGCACGGCTGGCCATTGATAATCTGCGGCTGAAGTCGGCCTTTGAGCTGGATTTCAGGGAATCCGTTGAGGCTGAAGTGCAGCATTTTAAAGACGCGACCGGTATAGACGCAGTAACTCAGCTCCAGCTCTCGAAACGCTTATCCAGGCTGTTAAGGGAACACAGTCTGCACATGGTTAAGGAGTGCCTTACCAATATTGCCCGGCATGCCCAGGCGGACAAAGTGTGGGTGAGTGTATCTGACCAGAACGGACGGCTGAAGATAGTGATCAGAGACAATGGAATCGGGTTCAGCGCGAATGCTATTGGGAAGGAGCCCGGACATTATGGTCTTTTGGGGCTTCAGGAACGGGTTCGGTTGATCGGAGGCAAGATGGAGGTTGACAGCAGCCAAGAGGGGACGAGCATTACAATTGAAGCATTATTCACCGAGGGAGAATAA
- a CDS encoding SDR family oxidoreductase has translation MSKKIALVTGASKGIGFEVAKQLGEQGITVLVSARTKADADSAAGQLKELGIDALGVELEVTNGKHIAALAKWIGEEYGKLDILVNNAGIWAEPAKVEGAFETTFEVNTFAPYHITEALLPLLLESDAGRIVNQSSALGSIQFLLSNELAQRLATPAYAASKAALNMLTVYWAKKYEGTNLKINTVHPGLVKTRMGGEKAELSPEEGARTAVQYATLPADGPTGGFFYMDNELPW, from the coding sequence ATGAGTAAAAAAATCGCACTAGTAACAGGAGCCAGCAAAGGGATCGGTTTTGAAGTCGCAAAACAATTAGGAGAACAGGGAATTACGGTATTGGTGTCGGCACGTACTAAGGCTGATGCTGATTCAGCAGCCGGCCAGTTGAAGGAACTGGGGATTGATGCCTTAGGGGTAGAGCTTGAGGTGACCAACGGTAAGCATATCGCCGCCCTGGCCAAATGGATCGGCGAGGAATACGGCAAGCTGGATATTCTGGTAAATAACGCCGGGATCTGGGCGGAGCCGGCGAAAGTCGAAGGTGCTTTTGAAACCACTTTTGAGGTCAATACATTTGCGCCTTATCATATTACCGAAGCTTTGCTGCCGCTGCTGCTGGAGAGCGATGCAGGCAGAATCGTAAACCAGAGCAGTGCTTTGGGTTCGATTCAGTTCCTGCTGAGCAATGAGCTGGCGCAACGGCTGGCTACTCCTGCTTATGCAGCGTCCAAGGCTGCACTCAATATGCTGACTGTGTATTGGGCGAAGAAGTACGAGGGGACGAATCTGAAGATTAATACTGTGCATCCAGGCTTGGTGAAGACCCGTATGGGCGGAGAGAAAGCTGAATTGTCACCTGAAGAAGGAGCACGGACCGCTGTTCAGTATGCGACTCTGCCAGCGGACGGTCCAACAGGCGGTTTCTTTTATATGGATAATGAGCTTCCATGGTAA
- a CDS encoding protein-tyrosine phosphatase family protein: MANYHELIPGKVYIGGENALLEALQEQEISDVFDLRDNGTEAEGFPAKVTRHHFPIVEDESGQENSVQAAIRAVTAAVNSGKTVYFHCAGGRNRTGTVATGVLLELGLASTVAEAEALAKEKRPDINIKQEMRDVLHGFYP; the protein is encoded by the coding sequence ATGGCCAATTATCACGAACTGATTCCAGGTAAAGTATATATCGGCGGAGAAAATGCACTGCTTGAAGCTCTTCAAGAGCAGGAGATTTCGGATGTGTTTGACTTAAGAGATAATGGTACGGAGGCAGAAGGCTTCCCTGCTAAAGTAACGCGTCATCATTTTCCGATTGTGGAGGATGAAAGCGGCCAGGAGAATTCAGTTCAAGCAGCGATCCGGGCGGTTACAGCAGCAGTTAATAGCGGGAAAACCGTGTATTTCCATTGTGCGGGTGGACGGAATCGTACAGGGACGGTAGCTACGGGAGTTCTGCTGGAGCTTGGTTTGGCTTCAACGGTGGCAGAGGCAGAAGCTTTGGCTAAAGAAAAACGTCCGGATATTAATATCAAGCAGGAAATGCGTGATGTATTGCATGGCTTTTATCCGTAA